One region of Pararhizobium capsulatum DSM 1112 genomic DNA includes:
- a CDS encoding DUF6508 domain-containing protein, whose protein sequence is MITFNAILRAETIDPNTVLLVRHHDGRAKSGDRTPYSLWRTDPEGLELYQRIQSRDLFPIGSRLASFVATPSGETLFTGLYLVVDRGVVPRGTIDPVSAENVDGLLLYTLDRDERLDAYSGLLFVDWGLGFRSWVQKAQRQDKPIVELRRRVPSPDFGAIAPFAEKFGAPGFIFGEWGGGPNADGEYQMPFFDMSDEVQAFLEAAYEGHWVLDADFTWFEWKGGKEARRLFDEPGQIEKATVRQLAQMLTVVIRADRFSEGALDSAFESGLLPRILRRASVLAAARQAGGSRHRDDPSGGSDTWTPPPPIEGDNTRPTEITIPPSQNTTLPEGNLVGRDADPVALPSPASASDTLEAEAICRKIYEETRSRYAELAPGLGSAALGFRILYGPPVVRAPYMFIGFQPGGWKDESYEGQHDSWPDQSWHANAKAPLAKKLQHVFAIQSVEHTGLNMIFFRAPTMEAWHSVPPGLRRELEKFSFERVQRIIAVLRPQHLVVIGLATFKQLTKTKGQTALLGQKGNRLAVEGEFGGYRASGIVHLTGVHVSKHDLERLKAFFNQPIST, encoded by the coding sequence ATGATCACTTTCAACGCAATCCTCCGGGCCGAGACCATCGATCCCAATACGGTACTACTCGTTCGCCATCATGATGGGCGAGCGAAAAGCGGCGACCGCACACCGTACAGCCTTTGGCGAACTGATCCGGAGGGGTTGGAACTTTACCAGAGAATCCAAAGCAGAGATCTTTTCCCGATAGGATCACGGCTCGCCAGTTTCGTCGCTACTCCTTCCGGCGAGACGCTGTTCACCGGCCTCTATCTGGTTGTTGATCGCGGTGTCGTACCACGCGGCACGATCGATCCGGTTTCGGCTGAGAACGTCGACGGTCTGCTTTTGTACACGCTCGATCGCGATGAGCGCCTTGATGCCTACAGTGGCCTTCTGTTTGTCGATTGGGGGTTGGGGTTCCGATCATGGGTTCAAAAGGCCCAACGCCAGGACAAACCGATCGTGGAACTCCGCCGCAGGGTTCCGTCTCCGGATTTTGGAGCGATAGCCCCGTTTGCGGAGAAATTCGGCGCCCCCGGATTTATATTCGGTGAGTGGGGCGGGGGGCCGAATGCGGACGGCGAATATCAGATGCCGTTTTTTGACATGTCGGACGAGGTTCAAGCTTTCCTGGAGGCGGCGTATGAGGGCCACTGGGTCCTGGACGCTGATTTCACTTGGTTTGAATGGAAAGGGGGCAAAGAAGCGCGTCGTCTGTTCGATGAGCCCGGCCAGATTGAGAAGGCCACTGTGCGGCAACTGGCGCAAATGTTGACAGTCGTGATCAGGGCGGACCGTTTTTCGGAGGGAGCACTGGATTCTGCGTTTGAGAGTGGCCTTTTGCCGAGAATACTCAGGCGTGCTTCGGTCCTAGCTGCTGCCCGACAGGCTGGCGGTAGTCGTCATCGAGATGACCCGTCTGGCGGCTCAGACACGTGGACTCCTCCTCCTCCCATAGAAGGAGATAACACGCGGCCCACGGAAATTACCATTCCTCCGTCGCAGAATACCACCCTCCCTGAAGGCAACCTAGTGGGGCGCGATGCTGACCCCGTTGCCCTGCCCTCGCCCGCATCGGCGAGCGACACCCTGGAGGCCGAGGCTATCTGCCGCAAAATTTATGAAGAAACACGCAGCCGGTATGCTGAACTTGCGCCAGGCCTCGGATCGGCGGCATTGGGCTTCCGAATTCTCTATGGGCCGCCCGTAGTTCGCGCGCCCTACATGTTCATCGGGTTTCAGCCCGGGGGGTGGAAGGATGAAAGTTATGAAGGTCAGCATGACAGTTGGCCAGATCAATCATGGCATGCGAATGCGAAGGCGCCATTGGCGAAAAAACTTCAACACGTGTTCGCGATACAGTCGGTCGAGCATACGGGGCTCAATATGATCTTTTTTCGCGCCCCGACTATGGAAGCATGGCATTCTGTCCCGCCGGGGTTAAGGCGCGAACTGGAGAAATTTAGTTTCGAAAGAGTGCAGAGGATTATTGCAGTACTGCGGCCCCAGCACTTGGTCGTGATCGGGCTAGCAACCTTCAAACAGCTCACTAAAACAAAAGGCCAAACCGCCTTGCTCGGGCAGAAAGGCAATCGCCTGGCTGTGGAAGGAGAGTTCGGTGGATACAGGGCATCGGGCATTGTCCATCTGACCGGAGTCCACGTCAGCAAACATGACCTGGAACGACTCAAAGCGTTCTTCAATCAACCAATTTCAACCTGA
- a CDS encoding calcium-binding protein: protein MAIVQCLEATNMDHIQNLANPLVNAATTSTFDIQSLDVKTWLSAVGIFNSEIGGANYAGHISAIAVDSVDYGLFPNLYITTSIEMTPGAWTLFKDGKFATIMVLVLFGDDILAGSAGADRLLGFDGSDVFMTSAGADTFDGGGGTNTVNYAAGGPGLVVELEAPGYNKGAAVGDVYIKIQNVIGSNFADYLYGNGFANKLEGGAGNDTLVGKTGGDTLDGGAGSDTASYDASASGVTASLLNPSINTFEASLDTYISIENLAGGSFDDILQGNNLANTIEGNDYPEFASVVDNDRLFGFGGNDRLFGYRGNDTLTGGLGTDILDGGLGNDVYVLEDGSDTVIDAGGIDSATSTISRSLAVGGLVAVENLTLVNVATALSGTGNNLNNVLTGNTFNNALSGGNGNDTLVGGRGADALNGGSGTDRASYSTATAGVVANLTSPSINTGDAKGDTYVSVENLSGSNFTDTLYGSAGANAISGGNGNDILIGYGGNDTLTGGAGADRFDFRSTLSATTNVDRISDFNVAADTMRLENAIFTALAAVGTLTSGAFASNSTGLAGDSSDRIIYEKDTGELYYDANGSGAGGASTSPP from the coding sequence ATGGCTATCGTCCAGTGTCTCGAAGCGACCAACATGGATCACATCCAGAATCTGGCCAATCCGCTAGTGAATGCAGCCACAACCTCCACGTTCGATATCCAGTCCCTTGACGTCAAGACCTGGTTGTCGGCGGTCGGCATCTTCAACAGTGAAATCGGCGGGGCCAACTACGCGGGGCATATTTCCGCGATCGCGGTCGACAGTGTCGACTACGGCCTGTTCCCGAACCTTTACATCACCACGTCGATAGAAATGACCCCCGGAGCATGGACGCTGTTCAAGGACGGGAAGTTCGCGACCATCATGGTTCTGGTGCTCTTTGGCGATGACATTTTGGCCGGTTCTGCCGGAGCGGACCGCCTGCTAGGCTTTGATGGCAGCGATGTGTTCATGACCAGCGCTGGAGCCGACACATTCGACGGCGGAGGCGGAACCAATACTGTCAACTATGCAGCAGGAGGTCCTGGCCTTGTCGTGGAACTCGAAGCGCCCGGCTACAACAAGGGTGCGGCCGTCGGGGACGTCTATATCAAAATCCAGAACGTCATCGGCTCGAACTTTGCCGACTATCTGTATGGCAATGGCTTCGCGAACAAGTTGGAGGGCGGCGCTGGCAACGATACCTTGGTCGGCAAGACCGGCGGTGACACGCTCGACGGTGGTGCCGGCAGTGACACCGCGTCCTACGATGCAAGCGCATCCGGTGTGACCGCCAGCCTGCTCAATCCGTCCATCAACACGTTCGAAGCGAGCCTGGACACCTATATCTCGATCGAGAACCTTGCGGGCGGCAGCTTCGACGACATCCTGCAAGGCAACAACCTTGCCAACACGATCGAGGGCAACGACTATCCCGAATTCGCCTCGGTCGTCGACAATGACCGGCTGTTCGGCTTCGGCGGCAATGACCGGCTGTTCGGCTATCGCGGCAACGACACCCTCACCGGCGGCCTCGGCACCGACATTCTCGACGGTGGCCTCGGCAACGATGTCTATGTGCTCGAAGACGGCTCAGACACGGTCATCGATGCCGGTGGTATCGACAGCGCTACATCGACGATCAGCCGTTCGCTCGCCGTCGGTGGCCTTGTTGCAGTCGAGAACCTGACGCTGGTCAATGTCGCGACCGCGCTCAGCGGCACGGGCAACAACCTCAACAATGTTCTCACGGGCAACACCTTCAACAATGCTCTGTCCGGCGGCAACGGCAACGACACCCTCGTCGGCGGCCGTGGTGCCGACGCTCTCAATGGCGGAAGCGGCACAGATCGTGCGTCCTATTCTACAGCGACGGCGGGCGTCGTTGCCAACCTGACATCTCCGTCTATCAATACTGGCGATGCGAAGGGCGACACCTACGTGTCGGTCGAGAACCTTTCCGGTTCAAACTTCACTGACACCCTCTACGGCAGCGCTGGTGCCAACGCGATCAGCGGAGGCAATGGCAACGACATCCTCATCGGCTATGGCGGCAATGATACTCTGACTGGCGGCGCCGGCGCGGACCGGTTTGACTTCAGATCGACCCTGAGCGCGACCACGAATGTCGACAGGATCAGTGATTTCAATGTCGCCGCCGACACGATGCGACTGGAGAACGCCATTTTCACGGCACTGGCTGCGGTGGGGACGCTTACATCCGGTGCCTTCGCGTCGAATTCGACCGGTCTTGCCGGCGACAGCAGCGACCGCATCATCTACGAAAAGGACACTGGCGAGCTCTACTATGATGCCAACGGCAGCGGCGCTGGTGGGGCATCCACTTCGCCACCTTGA
- a CDS encoding GntR family transcriptional regulator: MARDMKISAAEHCYRTLSRKIIGLELKPNEPISEHAMADLLGVSRTPVREALSRLSAEGLVDLRSRAGVVVSPIRIHAVQTAQFVREQLELAVVTEAAQHSNRRILLSIRQSIEEQELAILEDNSELFFECDEQMHALFCTLAGRDGVWSFISDAKKHMDRVRRLSLQAGQLDQLVQDHQNVLKAVTSHDPARAREVMQLHLRRVMLDLSELSRRFSSYFERPLENAPVE; encoded by the coding sequence ATGGCTCGTGATATGAAAATCTCGGCGGCGGAGCATTGCTACCGCACCCTTTCGCGGAAAATCATCGGGCTCGAACTGAAACCGAACGAACCAATCAGCGAGCACGCCATGGCCGACCTCCTGGGGGTGAGCCGCACGCCCGTCCGTGAAGCGCTCTCGAGGTTGAGCGCGGAAGGCCTCGTTGACCTGCGCTCCCGAGCAGGTGTCGTGGTTTCCCCCATTCGCATTCATGCGGTTCAAACGGCGCAGTTCGTTCGCGAGCAACTGGAACTGGCCGTCGTCACGGAAGCGGCACAACATTCGAACCGGCGCATCCTGCTTAGCATCCGCCAGTCAATTGAAGAACAGGAGCTCGCCATTCTCGAAGACAATTCGGAGCTATTTTTCGAATGCGACGAGCAGATGCACGCGCTGTTCTGCACACTTGCAGGCCGTGACGGGGTCTGGAGCTTCATCTCCGATGCGAAGAAACACATGGACCGCGTTCGTCGCCTGTCGTTGCAGGCCGGCCAGCTGGATCAACTGGTGCAGGACCATCAAAATGTCTTGAAAGCTGTGACGAGCCACGACCCGGCCAGGGCCCGAGAAGTAATGCAACTACATTTGAGGCGCGTTATGCTCGACCTGAGCGAACTTTCCAGGCGGTTCTCCTCATATTTCGAGCGCCCCTTGGAAAACGCGCCGGTTGAGTGA
- a CDS encoding SMP-30/gluconolactonase/LRE family protein codes for MSRDVSLIVDVKDIVGESIIWAHEEKALYWVDIVGKRIHRLEPANGRHDIWPTPDFVTSIGMRADGGFIVGLSRAVCLWTPGGAFEEFVVPEPDLPENRLNEGHVAPDGGFWVATMQSNLHADGTPKAMDRNSGAIYRIGPEGSVMQLTPNEYGITNTMGWTQDNRFFFADTLANEIYLFDYNRATPWIGDRRTIVSGFGRGLPDGSCLDENDRLWNCRVAGGAAVAGFDGDGHLFDLIELPASWPTSCTFGGETLSTLYVTSARFTMEDAHLAAHPLEGGLFAVEGVGQGVAERKFGAAPEMVRGNAR; via the coding sequence ATGAGCCGCGACGTTTCTCTCATCGTTGATGTGAAGGACATTGTCGGCGAAAGCATCATCTGGGCGCACGAGGAGAAGGCGCTTTACTGGGTTGATATCGTCGGCAAGCGCATCCATCGGCTCGAACCTGCAAACGGGCGCCACGACATTTGGCCGACACCCGACTTCGTGACATCGATCGGTATGCGCGCTGATGGCGGCTTTATTGTCGGCTTGAGCCGCGCCGTCTGCCTTTGGACGCCCGGTGGCGCCTTCGAGGAATTTGTTGTGCCGGAGCCCGACCTGCCGGAGAACCGGCTGAACGAAGGCCACGTCGCGCCGGACGGTGGCTTCTGGGTCGCGACGATGCAGAGTAATCTCCATGCGGACGGCACGCCGAAAGCCATGGATCGCAATTCGGGCGCGATCTATCGCATCGGCCCGGAGGGCAGCGTCATGCAGCTGACACCAAACGAATACGGCATCACGAATACCATGGGCTGGACGCAGGACAACCGGTTCTTCTTCGCTGATACGCTGGCGAACGAGATCTACCTGTTCGACTACAATCGGGCCACGCCTTGGATCGGCGACCGGCGGACCATCGTTTCCGGATTCGGGCGTGGCCTGCCGGACGGTTCATGCCTCGATGAGAACGATCGGTTGTGGAACTGCCGCGTCGCCGGAGGCGCGGCTGTTGCAGGCTTCGATGGCGATGGCCACCTGTTCGATCTGATCGAACTGCCGGCAAGCTGGCCGACAAGTTGCACATTCGGCGGCGAGACCCTGTCCACCCTCTACGTGACCTCCGCCCGCTTCACCATGGAGGATGCCCATCTTGCGGCACACCCATTGGAAGGCGGCCTTTTCGCGGTTGAGGGCGTGGGGCAGGGCGTAGCCGAGCGAAAGTTTGGAGCGGCACCTGAAATGGTTCGGGGGAACGCACGATGA
- a CDS encoding SDR family NAD(P)-dependent oxidoreductase — MNEFTGKSIVVTGGSLGMGRACAERFVAGGGKVTIVANDKVSVDEAVAAIGANAIGFVGDVRNEVDIQEAVATAVLRHGGVDVLACCAGIQRYGTVVDTPADVWDDVLDINLKGIFLASKFAIPEMKKRGGGAIVAISSVQAYASQTGVAAYTASKGAINALVRAMALDHAGDNITVNAVCPASIDTPMLRWAADLWKGEGTLEATLDAWGRGHPLGRVGKASEVAELVAFLASDKARFITGADVKIDGGVLSKLGIIIPD; from the coding sequence ATGAATGAATTCACCGGTAAGAGCATCGTGGTGACGGGCGGCAGTCTGGGGATGGGCCGTGCCTGTGCCGAGCGGTTCGTCGCGGGTGGCGGTAAAGTGACGATCGTGGCAAACGACAAGGTGTCGGTCGACGAGGCCGTGGCCGCGATCGGCGCCAATGCGATTGGTTTCGTGGGCGATGTGCGCAATGAGGTCGACATCCAAGAGGCGGTCGCGACCGCAGTTTTGCGCCATGGTGGCGTGGACGTACTCGCCTGCTGCGCCGGTATCCAGCGCTACGGGACCGTGGTCGATACGCCGGCGGACGTTTGGGACGACGTGCTTGACATCAACCTGAAGGGCATCTTCCTCGCTTCAAAATTCGCCATTCCCGAGATGAAGAAGCGAGGCGGCGGGGCGATCGTCGCGATCTCCTCCGTTCAGGCCTATGCCTCACAGACGGGTGTCGCCGCCTATACTGCAAGCAAAGGCGCGATCAATGCGTTGGTGCGCGCCATGGCGCTCGATCACGCCGGAGACAACATCACCGTCAATGCCGTCTGCCCTGCCTCGATCGATACCCCGATGCTCCGGTGGGCGGCCGACCTTTGGAAGGGCGAGGGTACGCTCGAGGCGACGCTCGACGCCTGGGGCAGGGGTCATCCGCTCGGGCGCGTTGGCAAGGCTTCGGAAGTCGCCGAGCTCGTCGCCTTCCTCGCAAGTGACAAGGCCCGTTTCATCACGGGCGCCGACGTCAAGATCGACGGTGGCGTTCTTTCCAAGCTCGGCATCATCATTCCAGATTGA
- a CDS encoding AGE family epimerase/isomerase, with protein sequence MKPFPNFHSKTFLLCHMRKIIDFYNPTCLNMEDGGYYNEYRDDGFVTDRKTQHLVSTTRFIFNYATAAVLLQRPNCAEVAAHGVKYLDEVHRDPEHGGYFWLMHGREMADTTKHCYGHAFVLLAYAAAMKCGIPGMSDKVSETWDLLESRFWEPEHELYKDEISRDWQKVSRYRGQNANMHMTEAMLAAYEATGEVRYLDRAETLARRICVELAASAQDVVWEHFGEDWSVDWDYNKDDPKHLFRPYGYLPGHMTEWTKLLLILERYRPRDWILPQAILLYETALAKSADLEFGGMHYSYGPDGTLYDLDKYHWVHCETIAAAAGLAQRTGKERYWQDYDRLWRYSWRHLIDHQYGCWFRVLSPDGLKQSDIKSPPGKTDYHPFGACYEILRVLGEAR encoded by the coding sequence ATGAAACCGTTTCCCAACTTCCACTCGAAAACCTTCCTACTCTGCCACATGCGTAAGATCATAGACTTCTACAATCCAACGTGCCTGAACATGGAAGATGGTGGCTACTACAACGAATACCGCGACGACGGCTTCGTCACCGATCGCAAAACGCAGCATCTTGTGTCCACCACCCGCTTCATCTTCAATTACGCGACGGCCGCCGTCCTGCTACAGCGACCGAACTGCGCGGAGGTGGCGGCCCACGGCGTCAAATATCTCGACGAGGTCCATCGCGACCCCGAGCACGGCGGCTACTTCTGGCTCATGCATGGACGCGAGATGGCCGACACGACGAAGCATTGCTACGGCCACGCCTTCGTCTTGCTCGCCTATGCCGCAGCGATGAAATGCGGAATTCCTGGCATGTCGGACAAGGTTTCGGAAACGTGGGATCTGCTCGAAAGCCGCTTCTGGGAGCCGGAACACGAACTTTATAAGGACGAGATCAGCCGCGATTGGCAGAAGGTTTCGCGCTATCGTGGCCAGAACGCTAACATGCACATGACCGAGGCGATGCTGGCGGCCTACGAGGCGACAGGCGAGGTGCGCTATCTCGACCGCGCCGAGACGCTCGCCCGGCGCATCTGTGTCGAGCTTGCCGCGAGCGCGCAGGACGTCGTCTGGGAGCACTTCGGCGAGGATTGGTCCGTCGACTGGGACTACAACAAGGACGACCCCAAGCACCTCTTTCGCCCATATGGCTACTTGCCGGGCCACATGACGGAATGGACGAAGCTGCTGCTCATCCTCGAACGGTATCGCCCGCGGGACTGGATTCTTCCGCAGGCGATCCTGCTCTACGAGACGGCCTTGGCAAAGAGCGCTGATCTTGAATTCGGCGGTATGCACTACAGCTATGGCCCTGACGGGACGTTGTACGACCTCGACAAGTATCACTGGGTTCATTGCGAAACCATCGCCGCTGCGGCGGGCCTTGCACAACGCACGGGCAAGGAGCGCTATTGGCAGGACTATGACCGGCTCTGGCGCTACAGCTGGCGTCACCTGATAGACCATCAGTACGGTTGCTGGTTCCGCGTCCTTTCGCCCGACGGTTTGAAGCAGAGCGACATCAAGAGCCCGCCGGGCAAGACCGACTACCATCCTTTCGGTGCATGCTACGAAATCCTCCGGGTGCTGGGGGAGGCGCGCTAG
- a CDS encoding sugar ABC transporter substrate-binding protein yields MVKKSLAALALGIACLAAGTTLAQEKPKFVYLTQTGIDNSFWQSIKKGMDDACTQFEADCQLIFTTPNGDLQKHLQNLDTVVEQGVDGIVTVIVNDDLYDEAVKKAIDKGIPVITANVDDSQGAAGNARNAFVGQNLFEAGYVLMKGLYAKIPADQPVHALLGLSRPGESWAEMRIGGAKKFLEEAKAAEPTRQIDYEVIDSSNDISVTASRICQYLQGKPETNAYVDAGFWGAGAGECLRDLGIKPGQLHMAMFDLVPVVIDEMKKGYVDITIDQQPYYQGYLPILQLAMMKKFGLSAFDVNTGKAVVEPKDLEQVEKFMSLGVR; encoded by the coding sequence ATGGTGAAGAAATCGCTGGCCGCACTGGCCCTTGGGATAGCGTGCTTGGCGGCAGGCACCACCTTGGCTCAGGAAAAGCCAAAATTTGTCTACCTAACCCAGACGGGCATCGACAACAGCTTCTGGCAGTCGATTAAAAAGGGCATGGACGACGCCTGCACCCAGTTCGAGGCGGACTGCCAGCTCATCTTCACCACGCCGAATGGGGACCTGCAAAAGCATCTGCAGAACCTCGACACCGTGGTGGAGCAGGGCGTCGACGGCATCGTCACCGTCATCGTCAATGACGATCTATACGACGAGGCGGTGAAGAAGGCGATCGACAAGGGAATCCCGGTCATCACAGCTAACGTCGACGACAGCCAGGGGGCTGCCGGCAATGCGCGCAACGCCTTCGTCGGGCAGAACCTATTCGAGGCCGGTTATGTCCTGATGAAAGGGCTCTACGCCAAGATCCCGGCGGACCAGCCGGTGCATGCGCTTCTCGGTCTTTCGCGGCCGGGCGAAAGCTGGGCGGAGATGCGTATCGGCGGCGCCAAAAAATTCCTCGAAGAGGCGAAAGCGGCCGAGCCCACCCGGCAAATTGACTACGAGGTGATCGACTCGTCCAACGATATTTCCGTGACCGCATCGCGTATTTGCCAATACCTGCAAGGCAAGCCTGAAACCAATGCCTATGTCGATGCAGGCTTCTGGGGCGCGGGCGCCGGCGAATGCCTTCGTGACCTCGGCATCAAACCGGGCCAGCTGCATATGGCGATGTTCGACCTGGTGCCCGTCGTGATCGATGAGATGAAGAAGGGATACGTCGACATCACCATCGACCAGCAACCCTACTACCAGGGTTATCTGCCGATCCTCCAGCTGGCGATGATGAAGAAGTTCGGGCTCAGCGCCTTCGACGTCAACACAGGCAAGGCCGTGGTTGAACCCAAGGACCTGGAGCAAGTCGAGAAGTTCATGTCCCTGGGCGTGCGCTAG
- a CDS encoding ABC transporter permease: MRPSVRNLMARPEMAALLIFLALLVVFSVLNDRFFTTGNMTVYLQPIPEIAIVAMGITILIIAGEFDLSVGSVFGLSPMVTVLLMQNGWPIAVAILIGLLIAALIGFANGLITLKLKIPSFIATLGMLFMARSLAVVLAGGFPPVFPRELDVSWLVGRLDLWLVTPRISLLYMVAIALVLGFVLRRMDFGHWIFATGGHPQAARDMGIKTERVKMACFMLCATLAGLAGIIQSFRVKVIVPNLGTGLEMQAIAAAVIGGVALTGGVGSILGAVVGTLLIAMIENILILSGVNANWFMFAVGAMIVVAVVLNTQTRLKAEGMKG; encoded by the coding sequence ATGAGACCGAGTGTCCGCAACCTGATGGCGCGACCGGAAATGGCAGCGCTGCTGATCTTCCTCGCGCTGCTTGTCGTCTTCAGCGTCCTCAACGACAGGTTCTTTACGACCGGCAACATGACCGTCTACCTGCAACCGATCCCAGAGATCGCGATTGTCGCGATGGGCATCACCATCCTGATCATCGCCGGCGAGTTCGACCTCTCCGTCGGGTCCGTGTTCGGCCTGTCGCCGATGGTGACGGTGCTCTTGATGCAGAACGGATGGCCGATCGCGGTGGCCATCCTGATCGGTCTGCTGATCGCCGCGCTCATCGGCTTCGCCAACGGCCTTATCACGCTGAAGCTCAAGATACCGTCCTTCATCGCGACCCTCGGCATGTTGTTCATGGCGCGCAGCCTTGCGGTCGTGCTCGCCGGCGGTTTCCCACCGGTCTTTCCGCGCGAACTTGATGTCTCCTGGCTGGTCGGGCGGCTTGATCTCTGGCTCGTCACGCCGCGCATCTCGCTCCTCTACATGGTCGCCATCGCGCTGGTGCTCGGCTTCGTGCTGCGCCGTATGGATTTCGGCCACTGGATATTCGCAACGGGCGGCCATCCGCAGGCGGCTCGCGACATGGGCATCAAGACCGAGCGGGTGAAGATGGCCTGTTTCATGCTCTGCGCCACGCTGGCGGGTCTCGCCGGCATCATCCAGAGTTTTCGCGTCAAGGTGATTGTGCCGAACCTCGGCACGGGCTTGGAAATGCAAGCGATCGCAGCGGCCGTCATCGGCGGTGTCGCACTCACCGGTGGCGTCGGCTCAATTTTGGGCGCGGTGGTCGGTACGCTGCTGATAGCAATGATCGAGAACATCCTCATCCTCAGCGGCGTCAACGCCAACTGGTTCATGTTCGCCGTCGGCGCCATGATCGTGGTGGCGGTCGTCCTCAACACGCAAACCCGGCTGAAAGCCGAAGGCATGAAGGGGTAA
- a CDS encoding ATP-binding cassette domain-containing protein: MVEPIIKCVGLQKWYGAVHALKNVDFHASRGEVIGLVGDNGAGKSTLIKILSGVHPQDQGEIFIEGRSVSITGPEVAMGLGIETIYQYTAMVPEMSIAQNFFIGREPLKFGRPGFGIVDREKMAREAMEGLRGVGLHLRGPDTPVKALSGGQRQGVAIARAMHFRSKVLILDEPTNHLSVKETNKVLDHVVELKGLGVTSIFISHNLHHIHPISDRIVAMARGEKIADLPAGEISVDEMTRMIS, from the coding sequence ATCGTCGAGCCGATCATTAAATGCGTCGGCCTGCAGAAGTGGTACGGCGCCGTGCATGCCTTGAAGAATGTCGATTTCCACGCCAGTCGCGGCGAGGTGATCGGTCTTGTCGGCGACAACGGAGCCGGAAAATCGACGCTGATCAAGATCCTGTCCGGCGTCCATCCGCAGGACCAAGGTGAGATCTTCATCGAGGGGCGGAGCGTTTCCATCACCGGCCCGGAGGTGGCAATGGGTCTCGGTATCGAGACGATCTACCAGTACACGGCCATGGTGCCGGAAATGTCGATCGCGCAGAACTTCTTCATTGGGCGCGAGCCATTGAAGTTCGGCCGCCCCGGCTTCGGCATTGTCGATCGAGAGAAGATGGCCCGCGAGGCCATGGAGGGTCTACGTGGAGTGGGCCTGCACCTGCGCGGCCCCGACACGCCCGTCAAAGCATTGTCGGGGGGCCAGCGCCAAGGCGTCGCGATAGCGCGTGCCATGCATTTCCGTTCGAAAGTCCTGATCCTCGACGAACCGACCAATCACCTGTCGGTCAAGGAGACCAACAAGGTGCTCGACCATGTCGTCGAGCTCAAGGGGCTCGGCGTTACGTCGATTTTCATCAGCCACAATCTTCACCACATCCATCCGATTTCCGACCGTATCGTCGCGATGGCGCGTGGAGAGAAAATTGCAGATCTCCCGGCGGGCGAGATCAGCGTCGACGAGATGACCCGGATGATCAGCTAG